Proteins encoded together in one Lachnospiraceae bacterium JLR.KK008 window:
- a CDS encoding aminoacetone oxidase family FAD-binding enzyme — protein sequence MRIGIIGGGAAGMAAAVTAAECGAQAVILEKNDRIGKKLLATGNGKCNLSNLQFSCGCYHSSDPQRLPPILAQFTVEDTLAFFQRLGLMIKEKSGYVYPQCEQASAVLDVLRFALEYRNVELETDCRVVGIEKTGKCFLVHIERNDGHYVREFDRIILACGSKAGLKKETDENGMELAAALSLRRIPYTPALVQLRCGEPFFKALAGVRCHAQVMLATEEGELAETGELQLTDYGISGIPVFQLSGYAVRALRRQKTLPAFLDFMPDTDEETWDRTLLARRKMLEFENMEQFFTGTIHKKIVGVILKLSGIRPQDKVGEVPAKRLLEVGQKMKRLPVTVTGANGFAQAQVCAGGIRLTEMTDCLETRRHRGLYAAGEMLDVDGRCGGYNLQWAWTSGVVAGRAAAGTVNPHRTGSDKNNTNDKNNKNKKTGIGSK from the coding sequence ATGAGAATCGGTATTATTGGCGGCGGCGCGGCCGGTATGGCAGCCGCGGTCACGGCGGCGGAGTGCGGCGCACAGGCTGTGATTCTGGAAAAAAATGACCGCATCGGCAAGAAGCTGCTTGCCACGGGGAACGGAAAGTGTAATCTCTCCAATCTGCAGTTCTCCTGTGGCTGTTATCACAGCAGTGACCCGCAGAGACTTCCGCCGATACTGGCGCAGTTTACAGTGGAGGATACGCTTGCCTTTTTTCAGCGGCTCGGTCTGATGATTAAAGAAAAAAGCGGGTATGTGTATCCGCAATGTGAGCAGGCGTCGGCAGTGCTCGATGTGCTGCGCTTTGCACTGGAATACAGAAACGTAGAGCTGGAGACAGACTGCCGGGTCGTGGGAATCGAAAAGACCGGGAAATGTTTCCTTGTACATATAGAAAGAAACGATGGACATTATGTCCGTGAATTTGATAGAATCATTTTAGCCTGCGGCAGTAAGGCGGGACTGAAAAAAGAGACGGATGAAAATGGAATGGAACTGGCGGCAGCCCTTTCTCTGAGACGGATTCCTTATACACCGGCGCTTGTGCAGCTTCGGTGCGGGGAGCCTTTTTTTAAGGCGCTTGCAGGCGTGCGGTGCCATGCGCAGGTCATGCTTGCCACAGAGGAAGGGGAGCTGGCGGAAACGGGGGAGCTGCAGCTGACGGACTACGGCATCTCAGGGATTCCCGTATTTCAGCTCAGCGGGTATGCGGTGAGGGCGTTGCGGCGTCAGAAAACGCTGCCGGCCTTTCTCGATTTTATGCCGGATACAGACGAGGAGACATGGGATAGGACACTGCTTGCTCGCAGAAAGATGCTTGAGTTCGAGAATATGGAGCAGTTTTTCACCGGTACCATACATAAAAAGATTGTCGGTGTAATCTTGAAGCTGTCAGGAATCAGGCCGCAGGATAAGGTCGGCGAGGTGCCTGCAAAGCGGCTGCTGGAGGTGGGACAGAAAATGAAGAGACTGCCGGTGACCGTGACGGGAGCCAATGGGTTTGCGCAGGCCCAGGTCTGTGCCGGAGGAATCCGTCTGACAGAGATGACAGACTGTCTGGAGACAAGAAGGCACAGGGGACTCTATGCGGCGGGAGAGATGCTGGATGTGGACGGCAGATGCGGCGGCTATAACCTGCAATGGGCGTGGACGAGTGGTGTGGTCGCAGGCAGAGCGGCGGCGGGAACCGTGAATCCGCACAGGACAGGGAGCGATAAAAATAATACGAATGATAAGAATAATAAGAACAAAAAAACAGGAATCGGGAGCAAATGA
- a CDS encoding glutamate-5-semialdehyde dehydrogenase codes for MIRLLEDLGKKAVMAKYELQVLSQEKKREALLLAAEGLEADMTAILAANELDMQAGREHGMHIGLLDRLHLDEGRIRAMAEGLRQIAGLPDPVGRTLDTWERPNGLCLKKVSVPLGVIGIIYESRPNVTADAFALCFQAGNAVILKGGSDAIHSNLAITKSLRGSLEQAGVTADAIQLIAATDRETAAAFMRCHEYIDVLIPRGSAGLIRAAVENSTIPIIETGTGNCHIFIDETARLTESVNIVINAKTQRIGVCNACESLVIHKKIADAFLPLLQKKIQEVHEVEIRGDEKVCDILEQASPASETDYATEYLDYILSAVTVESVEEAIAHINRYSTHHSDAILTENRENAEKFTREVDSACVYVNASTRFTDGFMFGFGGEIGISTQKLHARGPMGLNELTTYKYVITGNGQVRE; via the coding sequence ATGATACGTTTATTAGAAGACTTGGGAAAAAAGGCGGTTATGGCAAAATATGAACTTCAGGTGCTTTCACAGGAGAAGAAGCGGGAAGCGCTTCTCTTGGCTGCGGAAGGTCTGGAGGCAGATATGACAGCGATCCTTGCCGCCAACGAGCTGGATATGCAGGCAGGCAGAGAACATGGGATGCACATCGGTCTGCTCGACCGTCTGCATCTGGATGAAGGGAGGATCAGGGCGATGGCGGAAGGGCTGCGGCAGATTGCCGGACTGCCGGACCCGGTCGGGAGGACACTCGATACATGGGAGCGTCCGAATGGTCTGTGTCTGAAAAAGGTGTCTGTACCGCTTGGCGTGATCGGTATCATTTATGAATCACGGCCTAATGTGACGGCGGACGCCTTTGCGCTGTGTTTTCAGGCAGGTAATGCCGTGATCTTAAAGGGCGGCAGTGATGCCATTCATTCTAATCTGGCAATTACAAAATCCCTGCGCGGTTCTCTGGAACAGGCAGGTGTGACGGCCGATGCCATCCAGTTGATTGCGGCGACTGACAGAGAAACGGCGGCTGCCTTTATGCGCTGTCATGAATATATTGACGTCCTCATCCCCCGGGGGAGCGCCGGCCTGATCCGGGCGGCTGTCGAGAACAGTACGATCCCGATCATCGAGACAGGGACCGGAAACTGCCACATCTTTATCGATGAGACTGCAAGACTGACCGAGTCGGTCAATATTGTAATCAACGCCAAAACACAGCGGATTGGCGTGTGCAACGCCTGCGAATCGCTTGTGATCCATAAGAAGATCGCCGATGCCTTCCTGCCGCTTTTACAGAAAAAGATTCAGGAAGTACATGAGGTGGAAATACGGGGCGATGAGAAAGTCTGTGATATTCTGGAACAGGCGTCTCCTGCGTCGGAGACGGATTATGCCACGGAATATCTGGATTATATTTTATCGGCGGTGACGGTGGAGAGCGTGGAGGAAGCGATCGCCCATATCAACCGTTACAGCACCCATCATTCCGATGCCATTCTCACAGAGAACCGGGAGAACGCGGAGAAGTTTACGCGGGAAGTCGATTCCGCCTGCGTCTATGTCAATGCTTCCACAAGATTCACGGACGGCTTTATGTTTGGCTTTGGCGGTGAGATCGGTATCAGCACCCAGAAGCTGCATGCGCGGGGGCCGATGGGTCTGAACGAGCTGACGACATATAAGTATGTGATCACCGGGAACGGACAGGTGAGAGAATGA
- a CDS encoding 5-formyltetrahydrofolate cyclo-ligase has translation METAAKKDIRREVLALRNELPQAQRHEKSRRIQERLMTHPAFLTAGSVLCYVTYKSEVETEWLIRESLSMGKRVCCPLVTEAEMEFYEIDSMAELREGFHGILEPPAHRERLYVPDSGDLVIMPGAAFDRACHRIGYGGGYYDRYLQRAGELTTAALAFAVQVRRSIPWEAHDICPQTIVTENEVIEKKGMGFG, from the coding sequence ATGGAAACCGCAGCAAAAAAGGACATTAGAAGGGAAGTGCTTGCGCTGCGGAACGAATTGCCGCAGGCACAGCGGCATGAGAAAAGCCGGCGGATACAGGAAAGGCTGATGACTCATCCGGCTTTTTTGACAGCCGGATCTGTTTTATGTTATGTAACATATAAAAGTGAAGTGGAGACGGAATGGCTGATCAGGGAAAGCCTGTCCATGGGCAAGCGCGTCTGCTGCCCGCTCGTCACCGAAGCAGAGATGGAATTTTATGAGATTGATTCAATGGCAGAGCTGCGGGAGGGATTTCACGGCATATTGGAGCCGCCGGCGCATAGAGAGCGGCTGTATGTCCCTGACAGCGGGGATCTGGTAATCATGCCCGGCGCGGCCTTTGACAGAGCATGTCACCGTATCGGTTATGGCGGCGGCTATTATGACCGCTATCTGCAAAGAGCCGGGGAGCTGACAACAGCGGCGCTGGCATTTGCCGTCCAGGTGCGCAGGAGTATTCCGTGGGAGGCACATGACATCTGTCCGCAGACAATCGTCACGGAAAACGAAGTGATCGAGAAGAAAGGTATGGGTTTTGGATGA
- a CDS encoding polysaccharide biosynthesis C-terminal domain-containing protein, which translates to MTVRKNRKKQANLIAQGGIMAVAFLLANACILFRRIPLTAILGDQGNSIYAAAFGVFSFACLIAAYGLPIAVSALLKVRLKQGQYKSVGKVMRIAFLYATVVGSGLGVLLFFAGTLIAEYVMLEPLAALPLQALSVAVPIAAWNGVVRGFFMGSGARFPVVFSVLLEQGVTLGVGFPLSEYLRRYGQKVGALLQNETAALSYAILGFAGGVALGIALSFLFLLLVYPLANVYYKKNGKEFGRRSEGMTVIPFFASLFAAFLSGLFLWGYVLPQQIAFRLLVRDSMKTTLISQQWGMYYGKYKLFMALPLVLTIAMSATLQSRIVSLNRREQYQQTSDFIQNVMQAVMIAVLPLSVMIGTLSGPLLATLFPQQNGQVASELMLTGCLSAVLFAAAYVLTEALRGMKKMASALACGAMAFAFQMGALYVMLDIMQLDISGVLYADLLYAFVLTALLGASVRRRCRFRHGLLRSNVPAAVASAVMGVVLFGLTKALASVVSPPVLLIVGIVLGCVVYAAVLLMLRGVSERQLRLVPGGRWLCMAGKALRLL; encoded by the coding sequence ATGACAGTGCGTAAGAACAGGAAAAAACAGGCGAATCTGATTGCACAGGGCGGCATTATGGCGGTGGCGTTTCTGCTTGCCAACGCCTGTATTTTGTTTCGGCGTATTCCGCTGACCGCGATACTGGGAGATCAGGGGAACAGTATCTATGCGGCTGCTTTCGGTGTTTTCTCATTTGCCTGTCTTATCGCTGCCTACGGACTGCCTATCGCAGTCTCTGCACTCTTAAAGGTAAGACTGAAGCAGGGACAGTACAAAAGTGTGGGCAAGGTGATGCGGATTGCTTTTTTGTATGCGACTGTAGTCGGAAGCGGACTTGGCGTCCTTTTATTTTTTGCCGGGACGCTGATCGCAGAATATGTGATGCTTGAGCCGCTGGCGGCGCTTCCCTTGCAGGCCCTGTCTGTGGCGGTACCGATTGCTGCATGGAACGGCGTTGTCAGAGGATTTTTCATGGGCAGTGGGGCGAGATTCCCGGTGGTCTTTTCTGTTTTGCTGGAACAGGGCGTCACATTGGGAGTGGGATTTCCGTTGTCTGAGTATCTGCGTCGATATGGGCAGAAAGTAGGAGCGCTTCTGCAAAATGAGACGGCGGCTCTGTCTTATGCCATCCTGGGGTTTGCGGGGGGCGTCGCTCTGGGGATTGCGCTGTCATTTTTATTTTTGCTGCTCGTCTACCCGCTTGCGAATGTATATTATAAAAAGAATGGAAAAGAGTTCGGACGAAGGAGTGAGGGGATGACGGTGATTCCGTTTTTTGCTTCTCTGTTTGCCGCTTTCTTGTCCGGTCTCTTTTTGTGGGGCTATGTACTGCCGCAGCAGATCGCTTTCCGGCTGCTTGTCCGGGACAGTATGAAAACGACCCTTATCTCGCAGCAGTGGGGCATGTACTATGGAAAGTACAAGTTGTTTATGGCTTTGCCGCTTGTTCTGACGATTGCCATGAGCGCTACGCTGCAGAGCAGAATCGTATCTCTGAACCGGAGAGAGCAGTATCAGCAGACGAGTGATTTTATCCAAAATGTTATGCAGGCGGTTATGATCGCCGTTCTTCCATTGTCTGTGATGATTGGAACACTGTCAGGTCCTTTGCTGGCAACGCTTTTTCCGCAGCAGAATGGTCAGGTGGCTTCGGAACTGATGCTGACAGGATGTCTGTCCGCCGTACTTTTTGCAGCTGCTTATGTGCTGACGGAGGCGCTTCGGGGGATGAAAAAGATGGCTTCGGCGCTGGCCTGCGGAGCCATGGCCTTTGCCTTTCAGATGGGTGCGCTCTATGTCATGTTGGACATCATGCAGCTCGATATTTCCGGCGTGCTCTATGCGGACTTGTTATACGCCTTTGTTCTCACGGCCCTGCTTGGGGCATCAGTGCGGAGGAGGTGCCGGTTCCGGCATGGTCTGCTGCGCAGCAATGTGCCGGCGGCGGTCGCGTCGGCCGTTATGGGTGTAGTCCTGTTTGGCCTGACAAAGGCGTTGGCGTCGGTGGTGTCTCCGCCTGTACTGCTGATTGTCGGTATCGTGCTGGGCTGTGTGGTCTATGCGGCCGTACTGCTTATGCTCCGGGGTGTAAGTGAGCGGCAGCTACGTCTTGTGCCCGGAGGAAGATGGCTCTGTATGGCAGGGAAGGCATTGCGGCTTTTATAA
- the miaB gene encoding tRNA (N6-isopentenyl adenosine(37)-C2)-methylthiotransferase MiaB — protein sequence MKYEFDLDHIDLNAGPPLEEPDRQYYYMAKCRELVAAESVQRGRPLTAAVITFGCQMNARDSEKLLGILGQIGYVCIEEEEADFVIYNTCTVRDNANQRVYGRLGVIHGYKRRDPRRRVALCGCMMQENAVIEKIRKSYSFVDLIFGTHNLYKFAELLYTSLTQKGMIVDIWQDADKIVEELPKERKYPFKSGINIMFGCNNFCSYCIVPYVRGRERSRQPQEILREIEKLAADGVSEIMLLGQNVNSYGKNLDEPLSFAQLLQEVEQIDGIRRIRFMTSHPKDLSDELIQVMKDSHKICRHLHLPLQSGSTKILRAMNRRYTKEQYLQLAEKIRREIPDISITTDIIVGFPGETAEDVEETIDVVKKVGFDNAFTFIYSKRTGTPAAAMEDQVPEEVVREGFDRLLQTVQDMAKQRAALLAGRCEEVLVEEVNEHDGTLMTGRMSNNMLVHFPGTSELIGQYVTVSLDECRGFYYIGKMTGDKGTWQN from the coding sequence ATGAAATATGAATTTGACCTGGATCATATCGATTTGAATGCCGGTCCTCCTTTGGAGGAACCGGACAGACAATATTATTATATGGCGAAATGCCGTGAACTGGTCGCTGCAGAGAGCGTGCAGCGCGGCCGGCCGCTGACGGCGGCGGTCATCACCTTTGGCTGTCAGATGAATGCCAGAGATTCGGAAAAGCTGCTCGGCATCCTCGGGCAGATCGGATATGTATGTATCGAAGAGGAAGAGGCGGACTTCGTCATTTATAATACGTGCACGGTCAGAGACAATGCCAATCAGCGGGTGTATGGCAGGCTTGGTGTGATCCACGGCTATAAACGCCGTGATCCCCGGCGAAGGGTCGCGCTCTGCGGCTGCATGATGCAGGAAAATGCGGTTATCGAGAAAATCAGGAAGAGCTATTCTTTTGTTGATCTGATTTTTGGCACGCACAATCTGTACAAATTTGCCGAATTATTGTATACAAGCCTGACACAGAAAGGAATGATTGTGGATATTTGGCAGGATGCGGACAAGATCGTGGAAGAGCTGCCGAAAGAGAGAAAATATCCGTTTAAGTCCGGTATCAATATTATGTTTGGCTGCAACAATTTCTGCAGCTATTGTATCGTCCCTTATGTGAGGGGGCGGGAGCGCAGCCGACAGCCGCAGGAGATCCTCCGTGAGATCGAGAAGCTGGCGGCGGACGGTGTGTCGGAAATCATGCTGCTTGGCCAGAATGTAAATTCGTATGGGAAGAATCTGGATGAACCGTTATCATTTGCACAGCTGTTACAGGAAGTGGAGCAGATAGACGGCATCCGCCGGATTCGGTTTATGACTTCCCATCCGAAAGATTTATCCGACGAACTGATACAGGTAATGAAAGATTCGCACAAAATCTGCCGGCATCTGCATCTGCCGCTGCAGTCCGGTTCCACGAAAATTTTGCGTGCCATGAACAGACGGTATACAAAAGAGCAATATTTGCAGCTGGCAGAAAAGATCAGGCGGGAAATCCCGGACATTTCCATCACAACGGATATTATCGTCGGGTTCCCGGGAGAGACAGCGGAGGATGTGGAAGAGACGATTGATGTCGTGAAGAAAGTCGGCTTTGACAATGCCTTTACCTTTATCTATTCTAAACGGACAGGCACGCCTGCTGCCGCGATGGAAGATCAGGTACCGGAAGAAGTGGTCAGAGAAGGCTTTGACCGGCTGCTGCAGACCGTGCAGGATATGGCAAAGCAGCGGGCGGCACTGCTCGCCGGGAGATGTGAGGAAGTGCTTGTGGAAGAAGTCAATGAGCACGACGGGACACTGATGACCGGCAGAATGTCCAACAATATGCTTGTCCACTTTCCGGGCACAAGCGAGCTGATCGGACAGTATGTGACAGTCAGTCTCGATGAGTGCAGGGGCTTTTATTACATAGGAAAAATGACAGGAGACAAAGGAACATGGCAGAATTAA
- the proB gene encoding glutamate 5-kinase yields MNKNVRERLKEKKRIVVKIGSSSLQHPETGDLDYIRMEVLIRELCDLRNQGKDVVLVSSGAIAAGRKAVHIKDINSEYGESHIAVKQACAAIGQAKLMTTYQKIFAEYSQVTAQILMTKNTIVDNLNRYNAHNTFSELLKLGVIPIVNENDTIATYEIEIGDNDTLSAVVAALIGADLLILLSDIDGLYTDDPRQNKDARFIDLVEEIDDNLMEMGKGSTGSSVGTGGMNTKLIAARIATSAGADMVIASSEDIRIIHRIMDGRDFGTFFCAHKDENFDLPDFVADYHRS; encoded by the coding sequence ATGAACAAAAACGTCAGAGAACGATTGAAAGAGAAAAAGCGGATCGTGGTAAAGATCGGTTCTTCGTCGCTGCAGCACCCGGAGACCGGCGATCTCGACTATATCCGGATGGAGGTGCTGATCCGGGAACTGTGTGATCTGCGCAATCAGGGCAAAGATGTCGTGCTTGTCAGTTCGGGGGCGATCGCAGCCGGGCGCAAGGCGGTACATATCAAAGACATCAACAGTGAGTACGGAGAAAGCCATATTGCAGTCAAACAGGCGTGCGCGGCGATCGGGCAGGCGAAGCTGATGACGACGTATCAGAAAATATTTGCGGAGTATAGTCAGGTGACGGCGCAGATCCTGATGACGAAAAACACAATCGTTGATAATCTCAACCGTTACAATGCACACAATACATTTTCCGAACTGCTGAAGCTGGGGGTAATTCCCATAGTCAATGAAAATGACACGATCGCTACGTATGAGATCGAGATCGGCGATAACGATACGCTTTCGGCCGTGGTGGCGGCGCTGATCGGAGCGGATCTGCTGATCCTCTTATCGGATATTGATGGCCTGTATACGGACGATCCGCGGCAGAACAAAGACGCCAGATTCATTGATCTGGTGGAGGAGATTGACGATAACCTGATGGAGATGGGGAAGGGAAGCACGGGGAGCAGTGTGGGCACCGGCGGCATGAACACGAAGCTGATCGCTGCCAGAATCGCTACGAGCGCGGGCGCGGATATGGTCATCGCCAGCAGTGAGGATATCCGTATCATTCATCGCATAATGGACGGACGCGACTTTGGCACGTTTTTCTGTGCTCATAAAGACGAAAACTTTGACCTGCCGGATTTTGTGGCGGATTATCACAGATCGTGA
- a CDS encoding PhoH family protein: MDEFTLKMSVPAEHMRNVFGEYDSYIRKIEKELCVTIVNRDEGIKITGKKANALQAESVLKNLTALSERGNQIGQQNVNYTLEMSYEQKEDALLGIDQETICHTVSGKPVKPKTLGQKEYVDAIRSHMITFGLGPAGTGKTYLAMAMAITAFKNDEVGRIILTRPAIEAGEKLGFLPGDLQSKVDPYLRPLYDALYQIMGAESFSKNMEKGLIEVAPLAYMRGRTLDNAYIILDEAQNTTPAQMKMFLTRIGFGSKVIVTGDASQKDLAEGVQSGLDVALRVLRKLEEIAFCQLTSKDVVRHPLVQQIVKAYETYETSHAAVKKEEVKKRSRRNGGYENRR; this comes from the coding sequence ATGGATGAATTTACATTGAAAATGTCAGTCCCGGCGGAGCACATGAGGAATGTGTTCGGGGAGTACGATTCTTACATCAGAAAAATAGAAAAAGAACTTTGTGTCACGATTGTCAATCGGGACGAGGGGATCAAGATCACCGGTAAAAAGGCAAATGCTTTGCAGGCAGAAAGCGTTCTCAAAAATCTGACCGCGCTGTCCGAGCGCGGCAATCAGATCGGACAGCAAAACGTTAATTATACGTTGGAAATGAGCTACGAACAGAAGGAAGACGCGCTCCTTGGCATTGATCAGGAGACGATCTGTCACACGGTCAGCGGGAAACCCGTAAAGCCGAAAACACTCGGTCAGAAAGAATATGTGGATGCGATCAGGAGCCATATGATTACATTTGGCCTGGGGCCTGCCGGAACCGGGAAGACATACCTGGCGATGGCAATGGCGATCACAGCTTTCAAAAACGATGAAGTGGGGCGGATTATTCTTACCAGGCCGGCTATCGAAGCAGGAGAGAAGCTCGGCTTTCTGCCAGGAGATTTGCAGAGTAAGGTAGATCCCTATCTGCGGCCGTTGTACGATGCCCTGTATCAGATCATGGGCGCAGAAAGTTTTTCCAAAAATATGGAAAAGGGATTGATTGAAGTTGCACCGCTGGCTTATATGAGAGGCAGGACGCTGGACAATGCCTATATCATTCTCGATGAGGCACAGAATACGACTCCTGCACAGATGAAAATGTTTCTGACCCGAATTGGCTTTGGCTCGAAGGTGATCGTCACAGGAGATGCCTCCCAGAAAGATCTGGCTGAGGGCGTGCAGTCAGGACTGGACGTGGCTCTGCGGGTTCTGCGGAAGCTGGAAGAGATTGCATTTTGCCAGTTGACAAGTAAAGATGTCGTGCGGCATCCCCTTGTCCAGCAGATTGTCAAGGCTTACGAAACTTATGAGACAAGCCATGCGGCTGTGAAAAAGGAAGAGGTAAAAAAGAGAAGCCGCAGAAACGGTGGATATGAAAACCGAAGATAA
- the ybeY gene encoding rRNA maturation RNase YbeY, producing MTFYVDNETESQFSFSVREIAEMVIEEALSVEDCPYEVQLSLLLTDNEGIRQYNRQYREMDKPTDVLSFPNLEFSAPSDFSDLEERAADCFDMESGELLLGDIIISAEKVKEQAKAYGHSEKREFAFLIAHSMLHLCGYDHMEPREAAIMEQRQNLILNLAGITRESV from the coding sequence ATGACTTTTTACGTTGACAATGAGACAGAGTCACAATTTTCCTTTTCTGTCCGCGAAATTGCAGAGATGGTCATAGAGGAGGCGCTGTCCGTTGAAGACTGCCCCTATGAAGTCCAGCTCAGTCTGCTTCTTACGGACAACGAAGGGATCAGACAGTATAACAGACAGTACCGGGAGATGGACAAACCTACGGATGTGCTCTCTTTTCCCAATCTTGAATTTTCCGCGCCGTCTGACTTTTCTGATCTGGAAGAGCGAGCGGCGGATTGCTTTGATATGGAGAGCGGTGAACTTTTACTTGGAGATATAATCATCTCCGCCGAAAAAGTAAAGGAACAGGCAAAGGCCTATGGGCATTCTGAAAAAAGGGAATTTGCTTTTCTTATCGCGCATAGTATGCTACACTTATGTGGATATGATCATATGGAGCCGCGGGAGGCGGCCATCATGGAACAAAGACAGAATCTTATATTGAATCTGGCTGGGATCACACGAGAGTCAGTTTGA
- a CDS encoding DUF896 domain-containing protein — protein MTLEEKIARINALYHKSQAEGLTEEERREQKLLRQEYAANVRANLRGQLDNISIQNADGTVTDLGETYGNRSKKGH, from the coding sequence ATGACATTGGAAGAAAAGATCGCACGTATCAATGCCCTTTACCATAAATCGCAGGCCGAAGGGCTGACTGAGGAAGAGCGCAGGGAACAGAAGTTATTGCGGCAGGAATATGCGGCCAACGTGAGAGCGAATCTGCGCGGACAGCTCGACAATATTTCCATTCAAAATGCCGACGGTACCGTGACGGATCTGGGAGAGACCTATGGAAACCGCAGCAAAAAAGGACATTAG
- a CDS encoding NAD(P)-binding protein, translating into MIRIEQLKLPVEHTRRELEHKIRRQLRLRAEEPLEYEIRKRSLDARRKPELYYSYTIDCHATREQKLVRRAGDKRLNIVEEKNYCFPQPGTAPMANRPVIVGTGPAGLFCGLLLAEHGYRPLLLERGQDVDTRLRDVALFWESGKLNPQSNVQFGEGGAGTFSDGKLNTLVHDRDGRNREVLRRFVAAGADPSILYESKPHIGTDVLAKVVKNMRKEIEVLGGNVRFGAQVTGILTESGRLTGLVINQKEELPCETAVFAIGHSARNTFQMLYERGISMEAKEFAAGFRVEHKQRRIDLSQYGREDPAPLSAASYKLAAKAANGRSVYSFCMCPGGYVVNASSEAGRLAVNGMSYSGRSGENANSAIIVSVKKDDFPSEHPLAGIQFQRTLEEAAYRAGGGAIPVQRLGDFRETFWQRKQKELSGMTADVFAGRTDSVLAGRTGQELSENDINPANMAVQIMADREIVETDGMSLTPCMKGKYRLCDITKILPPELTEAFLDGMEQFSHKIAGFADDEVLVSAVESRTSSPVRILRDESLQSNIEGLYPCGEGAGYAGGITSAAMDGVRVAEAVTTKYRPFEEKRG; encoded by the coding sequence ATGATACGGATAGAACAGTTAAAACTGCCGGTTGAACATACCCGGCGGGAGCTGGAACATAAGATACGGAGACAGTTAAGACTCCGCGCGGAAGAACCGCTGGAATATGAGATCAGGAAACGTTCTCTTGACGCCAGAAGGAAACCGGAATTGTATTACAGTTATACGATCGACTGCCATGCTACGCGGGAACAGAAGCTGGTCAGGCGGGCTGGTGACAAAAGGCTCAATATAGTGGAAGAAAAGAATTACTGCTTTCCGCAGCCGGGGACGGCGCCGATGGCGAATCGTCCGGTGATCGTGGGAACGGGACCGGCGGGACTTTTCTGTGGTCTGCTGCTGGCAGAACATGGGTATCGGCCGCTTTTGCTTGAACGGGGTCAGGATGTGGATACCCGTCTGCGGGATGTCGCGCTTTTCTGGGAGAGCGGGAAGCTGAATCCGCAGTCTAACGTACAGTTTGGCGAGGGAGGCGCAGGCACATTCTCCGACGGCAAGCTGAATACACTTGTCCATGACAGGGACGGCAGGAACAGGGAAGTGCTGCGACGGTTCGTGGCAGCGGGCGCCGATCCATCGATACTGTATGAAAGCAAACCGCATATCGGTACCGATGTTCTCGCCAAAGTTGTCAAAAATATGAGGAAAGAGATCGAGGTGCTGGGCGGAAATGTCCGTTTTGGCGCGCAGGTGACAGGGATATTGACCGAATCAGGGAGATTGACCGGATTGGTTATTAACCAAAAAGAGGAGCTGCCGTGTGAAACGGCGGTGTTTGCCATCGGGCACAGTGCCAGAAATACGTTTCAAATGCTCTATGAGAGAGGGATTTCCATGGAGGCAAAAGAGTTTGCCGCAGGATTTCGGGTGGAGCACAAACAGCGCCGGATCGATCTTTCACAATACGGCAGGGAGGACCCGGCGCCGCTTTCGGCTGCCTCCTACAAATTGGCGGCAAAGGCGGCGAACGGCAGAAGTGTCTATTCCTTCTGTATGTGTCCGGGAGGCTATGTCGTCAACGCCTCTTCGGAGGCTGGCAGGCTTGCTGTCAACGGGATGAGTTACAGCGGCAGAAGCGGGGAGAATGCCAACAGCGCGATTATCGTGTCTGTGAAAAAGGACGATTTTCCGTCGGAGCATCCGCTGGCCGGTATCCAATTTCAGAGGACGCTGGAGGAAGCGGCGTACCGGGCGGGCGGCGGCGCCATACCGGTACAGAGACTGGGCGACTTTCGGGAGACATTTTGGCAGCGGAAGCAAAAGGAGCTTTCCGGGATGACTGCGGATGTCTTTGCGGGACGGACAGATAGTGTCCTTGCAGGACGGACAGGACAGGAACTGTCTGAAAATGACATAAATCCTGCAAATATGGCAGTACAAATCATGGCGGACAGAGAAATCGTCGAAACGGACGGTATGAGTCTTACGCCATGTATGAAAGGGAAATACCGGCTCTGCGATATTACGAAGATCCTGCCGCCGGAACTGACAGAGGCGTTTCTGGACGGCATGGAGCAGTTTTCTCATAAGATCGCAGGGTTTGCGGACGATGAGGTACTCGTGTCGGCCGTGGAAAGCCGGACTTCTTCGCCGGTACGAATTCTGCGGGACGAGTCATTGCAGAGCAATATAGAAGGGCTCTATCCGTGCGGGGAGGGCGCAGGCTATGCGGGCGGCATCACTTCGGCGGCCATGGACGGGGTCCGCGTGGCGGAGGCAGTGACCACAAAATACAGACCTTTTGAGGAGAAGAGAGGATGA